One genomic segment of Helianthus annuus cultivar XRQ/B chromosome 14, HanXRQr2.0-SUNRISE, whole genome shotgun sequence includes these proteins:
- the LOC110909102 gene encoding uncharacterized protein LOC110909102: protein MDPSVVQSVVPSKPIQSNVPSGTIPFLTKPNPKNYALSEMSLPKSYQDGLRLLSEQNPNSELWKGPLPDVGRNLILMLLIGAIKCIYRGGLVPVIFGLTYLFS, encoded by the exons ATGGATCCTTCAGTCGTTCAATCTGTCGTTCCATCCAAGCCTATACAATCCAATGTTCCATCAG GTACGATTCCTTTCCTCACAAAACCTAATCCAAAAAATTATGCTCTGTCTGAAATGTCGCTGCCAAAATCTTATCAAG ATGGATTGAGATTGCTTAGCGAACAAAACCCTAATTCAGAGCTATGGAAG GGTCCTTTACCTGATGTTGGAAGGAATCTAATTTTGATGTTGCTAATTGGGGCTATAAAGTGTATATATAGGGGCGGTCTGGTACCTGTGATTTTTGGTTTGACATATTTATTTTCGTGA
- the LOC110909100 gene encoding uncharacterized protein LOC110909100 produces the protein MDPSVVQSVVPSKPIQSNVPSGTIPFLTKPNPKNYALSEMSLPKSYQDGLRLLSEQNPNSELWKGPLPDVGRNLILMLLIGAIKCIYRGGLVIKPKIARPGRVPVTTCVWDCDGKSVARGIGDDSIQEIKCYS, from the exons GTTCCATCCAAGCCTATACAATCCAATGTTCCATCAG GTACGATTCCTTTCCTCACAAAACCTAATCCAAAAAATTATGCTCTGTCTGAAATGTCGCTGCCAAAATCTTATCAAG ATGGATTGAGATTGCTTAGCGAACAAAACCCTAATTCAGAGCTATGGAAG GGTCCTTTACCTGATGTTGGAAGGAATCTAATTTTGATGTTGCTAATTGGGGCTATAAAGTGTATATATAGGGGCGGTCTG GTCATAAAACCCAAAATTGCAAGGCCTGGTAGGGTTCCCGTTACCACCTGCGTGTGGGATTGTGACGGGAAGTCAGTTGCACGTGGTATTGGTGATGACTCTATACAG GAAATCAAGTGCTATAGTTGA
- the LOC110909099 gene encoding protein CURVATURE THYLAKOID 1D, chloroplastic, whose amino-acid sequence MELCTSTRCLPNRLSNLTSLTPQISSLQWKSSLPLKSNSIALNNAGLRYNYYSSIKATASEETSSEANQYVKDEPDVVSYSSTEATTPEVASNEANRHVKEETEDEGPVNDGQSEENSGFGGFGLFKVDDDATDAADDQFPHFEFLNKLKMELDLEDSFSIALLGVGGVTALWLAANIVGSIDRIPLFPKLMELVGLGYSIWFTTRYLLFKRNRDELASKIEEVKQQVLGSKN is encoded by the exons ATGGAGCTCTGCACTTCTACCCGTTGTCTCCCAAATCGTCTATCAAATCTTACATCTTTAACCCCTCAAATCAGCAGTCTGCAATGGAAATCCTCTCTGCCATTGAAATCGAACTCGATTGCTCTCAATAATGCAG GCTTACGCTATAACTACTACTCATCCATTAAAGCAACAGCTTCTGAGGAAACATCAAGTGAGGCGAACCAATATGTTAAAGATGAACCGGACGTTGTCAGTTACTCATCTACAGAAGCAACAACTCCTGAGGTCGCATCAAATGAAGCAAATCGACATGTCAAAGAAGAAACCGAGGATGAGGGGCCGGTCAACGATGGTCAATCTGAGGAGAATAGCGGGTTTGGAGGATTTGGTCTATTCAAAGTTGATGATGATGCTACTGATGCTGCAGATGATCAGTTCCCTCACTTTGAATTCCTGAATAAACTCAAAATGGAG TTGGATCTTGAAGATTCTTTTTCAATTGCTTTGCTTGGTGTAGGCGGCGTTACAGCCCTCTGGTTAGCTGCAAACATTGTCGGATCCATTGATCGTATACCTTTG TTTCCTAAATTGATGGAACTGGTTGGTCTTGGCTACAGTATCTGGTTCACTACACGTTACTTGCTCTTCAAG AGAAACCGAGATGAATTGGCATCAAAGATAGAAGAGGTTAAGCAGCAAGTTCTGGGATCAAAGAATTGA